In Theropithecus gelada isolate Dixy chromosome 13, Tgel_1.0, whole genome shotgun sequence, one DNA window encodes the following:
- the KRCC1 gene encoding lysine-rich coiled-coil protein 1: protein MKHSKKTYDSFQDELEDYIKVQKARGLEPKTCFRKMRGDYLETCGYKGEVNSRPTYRMFDQRLPSETIQTYPRSCNISQTVENPLPQWLPAHDSRLRLDSLSYCQFTRDCFSEKPVPLNFNQQEYICGSHGVESRVYKHFSSDNSISTHQASDRQIHQKRKRCPEEGREKSEEERSKHKRKKSCEEIDLDKHKSIQRKNTEVEIETVHVSTEKLKNRKEKKSRDVVSKKEERKRTKKKKEQGQERTEEEMLWDQSILGF from the coding sequence ATGAAGCattcaaagaagacatatgacTCTTTTCAAGATGAACTTGAAGATTATATTAAAGTACAGAAAGCCAGAGGCTTAGAGCCAAAGACTTGTTTCAGAAAGATGAGAGGGGACTATTTGGAAACCTGTGGGTACAAAGGAGAGGTTAATTCCAGACCCACATATAGAATGTTTGACCAGAGACTCCCATCTGAAACCATCCAGACCTACCCAAGATCATGCAATATTTCACAAACAGTAGAAAATCCGTTGCCTCAGTGGTTACCAGCCCATGACAGCAGATTGAGACTAGACTCTCTGAGCTACTGTCAGTTCACCAGGGACTGTTTCTCAGAAAAACCAGTACCCCTGAACTTTAATCAGCAAGAATATATTTGTGGCTCACATGGTGTAGAATCTAGAGTTTACAAGCACTTCTCCTCAGATAACAGTATCAGTACTCATCAAGCCAGTGACAGACAGATACATCAGAAGAGGAAAAGGTGcccagaggaaggcagagaaaaatCAGAGGAGGAGCGGTCCaagcataagagaaaaaaaagttgtgaGGAAATTGATTTAGACAAACACAAGAGCATCCAAAGAAAGAATACAGAGGTGGAAATAGAAACCGTACATGTCAGTACAGAAAAGCTTAAGAATcgaaaggagaaaaaaagccgAGATGTAGTCTCTAAGAAAGAGGAACGTAAgcgtacaaaaaagaaaaaggaacaaggCCAAGAaaggacagaggaggaaatgCTTTGGGACCAGTCTATTCTTGGATTTTGA